A stretch of the Balneolales bacterium ANBcel1 genome encodes the following:
- a CDS encoding redoxin domain-containing protein: protein MIKKGEKLDTSFTIEILDGEQQKSVAFSDLLDRPVVVSVYMKNNTSGCDRQNSSLAEKAASIAQKGYRLIAISKDTCRSHKNYAEKLGINYLLASDPEHRFARATDSLVEKKMYGKTFTGPSRSAYFIDTDGTVQAVIEKIDTADHAAEVLRTIDEIQS, encoded by the coding sequence ATGATTAAAAAAGGAGAGAAGCTGGATACCTCTTTCACCATTGAAATTCTGGATGGAGAGCAGCAGAAAAGTGTCGCTTTTTCCGATTTGCTGGACAGGCCGGTGGTCGTATCGGTCTACATGAAAAACAACACCAGCGGTTGTGATCGGCAGAACAGCAGTCTTGCGGAAAAGGCAGCGAGTATCGCCCAGAAGGGGTACCGGTTGATTGCTATCAGTAAAGACACCTGCCGATCCCACAAAAACTACGCTGAAAAACTGGGAATTAACTATCTTCTTGCCTCCGATCCCGAGCACCGGTTTGCCCGGGCAACCGATTCTCTTGTCGAGAAGAAAATGTATGGCAAGACGTTTACAGGTCCGTCCCGCTCGGCGTATTTTATAGATACAGACGGAACCGTTCAGGCCGTGATCGAAAAGATCGATACGGCAGACCATGCCGCCGAAGTGCTGCGGACAATCGATGAAATTCAGTCCTGA